The window GATTTTACCAAAGATGATGAGAACGTGAACTCACAACCATTTATGCGTTGGAGAGATCGTTTCTTATTTTGTGCCGAAGCACTTTATAAAGCACAGGCTGAAACAGGTGAAATCAAAGGGCATTACTTGAATGCTACTGCAGGTACATGCGAAGAAATGATCAAAAGAGCTGTATTTGCTAGAGAATTGGGCGTTCCGATCGTAATGCATGACTACTTAACGGGGGATTCACCGCAAATACTAGCTTGGCTCATTATTGCCGAGATAATGGTCTACTTCTTCACATCCACCGTGCAATGCATGCGGTTATTGATAGACAGAAGAATCATGGTATCCACTTCCGGGTATTAGCAAAAGCGTTACGTATGTCTGGTGGAGATCATATTCACTCTGGTACCGTAGTAGGTAAACTTGAAGGTGAAAGAGACATAACTTTGGGCTTTGTTGATTTACTGCGTGATGATTTTGTTGAACAAGATCGAAGTCGCGGTATTTATTTCACTCAAGATTGGGTCTCTTTACCAGGTGTTCTACCCGTGGCTTCAGGAGGTATTCACGTTTGGCATATGCCTGCTCTGACCGAGATCTTTGGGGATGATTCCGTACTACAGTTCGGTGGAGGAACTTTAGGACATCCTTGGGGTAATGCGCCAGGTGCCGTAGCTAATCGAGTANNNNNNNNNNNNNNNNNNNNNNNNNNNNNNNNNNNNNNNNNNNNNNNNNNNNNNNNNNNNNNNNNNNNNNNNNNNNNNNNNNNNNNNNNNNNNNNNNNNNNNNNNNNNNNNNNNNNNNNNNNNNNNNNNNNNNNNNNNNNNNNNNNNNNNNNNNNNNNNNNNNNNNNNNNNNNNNNNNNNNNNNNNNNNNNNNNNNNNNNTTATGCTCGCCAGCAAATGGTTGATAAAATCTGATTTTCACACTGccaatttcttcaatttcaattttaaaaaaaaaaacacctAGCAAGATACGGAGATTCCACGCCTATAATTGACACAAAACATCACTAATTTATTATGGTTAAGTGATGAATTAAAGTGAGAATATACATTACTCAACCATTATTGAGCGATAGAACTGTATATAAGAGACGCATTTTCTCTATTCATTGGTGTGATTAAGTTTTATTACAATGTTAATTGCTAGGTACAAATCAAGAATTTGCAATGGCAGAtatttttccatcatttgcttgagtCCTCTGGGAAAGAATCTTATTGCCAATTTAGATGTATCTTTGATTAGCTATAAATGATAAAGGTTGTTAGAATCACAGATCAGTTTTGGCTCTTTACAATCTACTCTTTCTGTGTTCCTTGTACTGTTCTAATTCCTCTACCTATattccattttcttttttcttaatgaATAATCGAGCATAGTTTACAAAATGATTTAGAATTCGATTGAATAATTGTCAAATAAACTAGCTTACTACAAGAAAAATATGAATTAATTGCAAGAACATATGTGAATCGAATCACTTTTAGCATTTTAAGTGTCTCAAAATGGCAAGtcatacaaaaaaataaaaaatagagttcgcgtaaaaaatatatatttctcaaTTTAGTTCCACTGACTGTGTAAAAACGTTGTAGGTGGACCGGTTGCAATCTGTAACATATTCTCTTCAACAAGTAAATATTCACACTCAATTACATAAACACTTTGAATGCGTTATAAAagaatttattttggaattttatttctaCCCGCTGATGGTGTATATATTTTATACGCTATCAAGTTAAGATAGCCCACCGTTATAAGCATATGTCTATAGTTATCCTAATTTGATTACTTATACTTATTAGGTATTTGTCCtgattttcttatcatatttgaTTTTTCTATCTCTTGATGaaatatttaccataattgagttttccttttcttggaaggaaattataaatctcccacatttggctagtcctttttcttggagGAAAAAAGTTTTAGACTTCTCTAAATTGAGGATCATCTCTTCTCATTTAACAGTATCCACAATGTCGCCATATGGAGTTTGAGAGTTTTGTTTAGAGGGACAAGTGTtgccacttgtgtttgcctcttcttgaggttgttctctcgatattttgtattctcttttatatagtggattgctcatctccgctcgTGGACGTAGGTCaaattgaccgaaccacgttaaatgtttgtgtctcttttggtgtaattctcttttttttgtctGATTTATCATCGTTCAAGGTTTGAtttactagcttccgcatgactCCTGATTATTTCAATCTTAACAATAATGGAAGTGGAAGTGTAAAAGCTTTTGAAACTATCAATATATTTTAATGTATTATTGTAGATTATCAGCTTTATTTTCTAAATAATCAAATTAAGATTATCAGATAGTTACATCATACATGTTGCAGGTTAATTTATGCTGATGATGTAAAAAAACTTTCACACGAACCATCGAGGTGGAATGCGTATAGTAAAGGTccgtaccaaaaaaaaaaaaaaaggacgaaAGTGGGACCGAAAGGTTCTTTTCAAACTGCCTAAATGTTAAAAAGCAAGAAGAAAGTAGACGTTGACGGTGGTTTGAAATACAAAAAGAACTGAAGATCTTAGTCACgatttctcttttttcattttaaagTTTGCATACAAAATATTGAGAAGATGTTGTTCTACTCTGCTGGAAAACATAAATAAACATATTCTTTAACTTTGAATTTTGATTGAAAAAAGTACTGGAACATAACTTTATTTGAAGTTAATTTTCAAGATTCTACATTTCAATGCCTGATTGAAATATAGTAAACATGAGCCTATGTATGTATGAACTTATGTACAAACCAGTACAGGTAAAAGAAAATAGAACAACAGCAGCAACTGCAAGcagaggcggagccagaatttaaagtttatgaatTCTGAATTTGTCAACCTGAACCTATATTTAATGGATTTCCTAACACAAATACAACGTTTAAGCAACATCGAACCCATAGTTGATGCTCTGGGGCTCCGCCCCTGACTGCAAGTCAGCTGGTAGTTTATGTAAGCTTCTTCTCGAACTTTAAACAATCTTCTTGTTTGGAAGGAGGAATGCTGTGAAAGTAGAGGCAAATTGCTGAGATATCATCCATGGGAATGCCCCTTCTTTTGCATTTCCATGCACAAATTGCACTCTCCACCAACCTCTTAGCTGCTTCTTCCCTTTGTGGTGTTGAAGAAACTATCTCCACTGCTTCTTTGTTTGAGAGGACATCCCAAACCTAATCAATATATTATGAACAATGAGTTATTGTCAATTCCCAATACTTATAAATACTCCGTTCATTTTATATGACTGGGCGTTTAAGAAagaatgactcttggcacatACCAAATTTACCTTTAGAACATGTGGTCTTAAACATGCCCGACATTTCTATGGCTACAAAAGCATGTCATTAAAGTTAAAAAGGAACTTTCAAGTTAAGAGTTCCAAAAAATAGAAATGTGTCATGTTTATGGAATCGACTAAAAAGGAAAGAGCATGGGACAGAGGGAATACATAATTAAGTGTTGCTCCAACGGCCCTGGATTAGAGGCAATCAACTTGCATGAATCCAGGAGCGGGGTTGGGGGAAAATAGCACCTCGGAGCATCACTTTAATTTGATAAAAGATCTACAATTATCTCATGTAAGATGCAATTTGAACATCCTGATAAAGATCTAGTTAATTCATGGTGTGATTTACATGTTAAGTTTAGTTATTTCATCTTTAAATCAGTCATTTTGTGGTAATTCTGACTAAGGAACAGGTTTATTGGCATCATTATAAGGAGAGTAATACATACCCCATCTGTTGCCAAAATGGCAAACTGATCTCTGTTGGTTATGCTTCTGGATGTCAATTCAGGTTCAGAAATAAGGCCGAAGTCCTTTAAGTAGTAATCACCAAAGGCTCTTGATATTGCTAATCCAGGTCCTTCTATTGTTCCGCCGTTGGACATCCAGACTCTATACACCCCTGGTTCATCGTCGCATGACAACACCCTGCCTCGTGACTGCATTATTCGCTGACTTTCCCCTGTAATCATTAAGATGTGACGATATTTAGTCTTTCGAAAATTTCTGAAATTACATTTGGTCATCAAAACTCAGTAACATGTTAACATGGACGAGAACTTACGAGGTAAGTTGGGTTTGAGGTCAACGGTGAGCTGAACTGGTACCAATCTACCATCATCATCTGTTGTTGCCAATACAGCTCGAGAATCTCCAATGTTTGCTACTACCAGTAGATCACCCTGAAGTAGGCCAATATAGAAGTTTTCAGACAGGTGACAAGGTATTGGCAGTTAAATCTTATTATAGAACAAGCTAACAAATTTGTAAAGCTAACTTTTCAAGATCCATTTTTCTTCACCAGAATCAGGCTACTGGAGGaaaagggaatactttcaagaaTTGCAAGTTTCAAACTTATATTGTGAGATGTAACCACTGATTGGGATTATCAAGTCAATACATAAAGTAAACATTTTTAGTAAATTTTAGCCACTGCTACAGGCACCATATAGGGGAGCCTTggcataactggtaaagttgatgCCACGTGATGAGGAAGTCACGAGTCCGAGCCGTGCAACAGCCTCTAGCAGAAATATAGGGTAAGGgtgcatacaatagacccttgtggtccagcccttcctcggaccccgcgcatagcgggaggtTAGTGCACCGAGCCACAAGCACCATATATTTGACCTATCTTAGAAGCAAACTACTTGCCTGTCTAACGAGCGTTAGAGCTGTTGTACCGCTGTAGAAAGAGTCAGCATGTTGCTCGAGTTCTTGATCGATGGTAGAACAAGCCTCAAAGTAAGACTGCTTCCAAATGTCAAACTGGAAACAGCTTCTATCTATTCCAATTCCATCACCATCTATGTAGTTGACAACTCTTTTCTTCCAATTATGAAGTAAAGCTGGTGGCATCAATTTTCTGACTCTTTTAGCAACAAGATGACCCCAAGGACCATGCCCATCAAACACTCCACAGAAGATCATGTCATCTTGGCATCCAAAATCCTAAAAGTTAAATCATATAAATATTGGAAAATATTAGATATGGAACTATTATTCATAAGAATACTTAATAATAAGCAACTTCTGCTAATTGGTAGCTGAAAAGATTAGGAGCCTACATATAAGTTGTAGGGatctcttaatggtgtgaggTTTTTTTGGAGAAAATTGTGCGGGCTTGGCCCAAAGCGGACAATTTCACACCATGTTAAAAGTACCGTTGGATTGTTTTAGCTCAACAACAACTaataataaaagataaaatagaGTTTTGGATGTGAAAAATCACTTGATGCACGCTATGGAAGGCGCTGACTTCAGAGAATATTTCCGTCGCAGCTCAGAGTGCAAATAGCAAAGTGACGTCCTACTCCCCAGTTACAACCACTCAGGAATGTTCTAATGTGCACTCAAATAGAAGTTCCAGAGAACTCTTAAATCTCTCAACTGCTTTTGTAGGAACCAAGTATGTATAACACGATTCTATGGAAGGAAGAAATTATAAAGAGCCAAAGAATGAAGGAGTACAAGTTCTAATTTTCTGCAAAAAGGGATAACTGTTTATTGAAATTTAACTAGTAACCAGTATAGCTTTTCAAGAATAGATGTAATCTTTAAAGATTGGATTATAACTTTTCCTAAAAAATAGGCAACACCTCTTCACAAAATATTCTGTCTTTATCCAAAAGGTACGTTTAATTTTAAATCACTTCTAAATAAGTTCTATCAGTAAACCTCATCATATTCTTGTTTGTATATCAATAACTTGAGATACGTCTATGTATTGACAAGTTACAATGAATATTGCTAAAGATTGATATTTTCATACCTCCCATACAATAAATCTATCCTGATTGATACCCTTTTTCCCTCCTTTGGAGAAAAAAGAAACCAAATTCTTAGAGCCACCTGCTACACAGCCAGATGATGTTAACATCAGCTCATTCTTTTTGGCTTCCTTAGCCAGTGTATTCGCAACTTCCCTTCCGAAATCATGTCCACTCTTCCTTCCATTTTTGATTGCTAGACTTTTCCTGAAACCAGTGAAAATAGAAGAGAACTGCACCATTTCTTTGTTCTTGACTAGTCCTGCATATCAAAGAAATTGTGAAGACATTGGATATCCTGTGACTCCAGTAAAGAAAATAACCAAAGAAACAAACTTATAAGGGAACATAACACTTTAACATGTGATAGAAAATGAAATTTCGGTCGTCGAATTAGAGCTTAAAACCAATTTTAATCCATTGTGTTTCTTGCGTTCAACTTATTATGAAGCTTTTTCCACCCTCTAGAGTCTAGACCTTGCTGCTGTCTTTTCCgagtggcggagccagaatttttaCCAAGGGGATTCAACCtctacataaaaaataattttgaccttgtatatatatacagtgtaattttcctCCAGCAAAGGGAATTTGGACGAACCTCCTTCGCCCCCTAGCTCCGCCCCACCCCAAAAAGAACACTTCTTGTAAACTTGAAACTCTATTCTATGTTCAGATCAaactgaaaaaatcaaaaatagttGCCATTAGTAGGTCCAGACGCCCACCCGGTCATCCCATCTCTATAGTCTATATGCAAGACAAGATGTAACAATTACAGTTGCCGGCCTTCTCAGCTATACTTGCTTTATTTTGGTTTAAAAGGAGAGACAAATACTAGTTCCAGATTGAAGAAAATACCTCTAAATTATAAGTAGAGCTTAAACTTCCATCAAAATATTTCAAGCTGCTCAACTCTGAAAATTACAACATgctatattattaaataatctcCAACTCAAATTAGTTCAGTCCTCTCTAAATCTccgcaatttttattttttcgaaaaaaaaaacaaaagaattaCTCGATCAAGACTTATAGGAACAAACACAACATAGGAGTAAGTTATCTTGTTTCTTCTAGCAGTATTTAACAACTAGTAATAAATGTGAGATTTAAAACACCTTTATGCTTTAACTTTAGAGACCATAATTTGTTTTAAACTGCAATATCGAGTATTGAACTGAAATAAACCCAAATACAACGTGACAAACATATTGAATTCATAAACCTAACCAACTTGTTCGATCAAAACTACGGCCaagtttatatatattatttacaaGTAAACGTGTCATCAGGAATAACAAACAACAATAACCAACTTCTCCAAATAAAGTCCAAAAAAGCTACTCTCTAGTTCAAGTACGACAGTCAAATTAACTAATTTTGGATGTAAAATTTTAGACATACCACATTCATtctgaaataaaatttatatatttaggaTCTCCGGGAAAAAATACTACTATAAGTCACAGTagttaacaatttaaaatatttgcaTAAACACGACTAAAAATTCTTTTAATTCTACAAATAGTAAATGTGTCATATAAAGTGGCcaagaattttttttctatttttgatcaGTGTATATATTCAGATTACAAAATCCTGGCAAACCTTAGGAAGCACACAAGTCTCCGGGGCAAGACTCCGGCGACAGAAACTGATCGGCGAAGAAGAAGACGGTGAAGCTTTAAGCAACTTCTGCTCCATTCTTGACTCTTCATTCATTTAGAGTTGCagtctcatatatatatatggcgCCTTCGatacatgccaaattttttatcGAAGAACCAAATTACTAAACCACCCTTGGCTAAATCACTAAACTAAGATCGTGGGAGGGGTATTTAGGTCATTTCGTTTCGCTTTCGACCTTtaattttttcccttttcttgtttatttataTTGTTGGGGTCAGTCAATTTTGCAGGAGCATATAGTTTAAGATATCAAATTAATACTGGCCATGCATTGTTATTCTTGCTTAggaactaaccaaaaataatcaTATTAAATTTGACAATGGCGTACAATGAAATTGATTAATTAATAGGCTTGGTAATTAGATATAGTATCTTTATGGTTCTAAATAGATGAAAATTTAGTACGTTATTGCATAGTAGTTGATCAGAATAATTTATTCCGTGGAATAATAAACATTATCGTTTTACTTAAAGAAATGATAATATTCTGATTAAATACGTACGTGCTATTTGACGCTTTCCATATAATTGGTTCGGCGGTTCATTAACCTTAAACTATGTTCATTGTTGATGATTATCTCGTTTATGTCTTTGTTTCTTTGTCGTACTATACTAGAATGTGGCGTTTGGTTTAAAAATAAgtgaattttttttggaaaatattttttcggTATTGTGCCTCTATTTTCTAACCCTATCTAAATTCTCAAGCTCATCTATTTTCAAGTTGCTTATCTAAAATTTAGTTCAACATAAAAATCTCATAATTAAAAGGAGTCAATGAAAAGAAAATCGAGTCAACCTTCAAAATTGACTCATTGCAGATATTGTTTTGTTGGGAGGGGGAGTAAGGAGAGGATGAGGAAGAGTTGTATTATGATCCACATGGGTTTAGAGAGGTCAATCAGCCCGGACAACTCGGTGCACAAAACATCTTGCATTCACATATTCGGAAAAAGGCCGCACTCTTAGGATTGTGATGTGGACAACATAACCTAATACACGTATTAATGACTACTTTCATGGCTCACACCCGTAACCTATAGGTCAtacgaaaataattatattgatGCTCCAATGCTCCCCTTCCAGATAGGTCAGTCAGCAACTTGGCAAAATGCATATGCCAACAAGTGGAATTTGACCGAGGATAAAACATTCTTGAGGGACCAAAAGTAGTAATTGCTACATTCCAAAGATAGAAATGGACAGCAAAACATGAAGAGCTGTATCAATTGGGGAAGCCAAGAGCCAGTTGAGCATGTTGTATATCAGAATAGGGCATTGATTGTCATGTAATTGCACCTTTATTATTTAGAAGATACCCTACAAATTACAATACAAGGCAGTTGGAATTATGTCCCTCCCAAATATGATGTCACAAGGTGCATTTCTTTCGTGTATCAGACCATAAGCATGTTCTTAAGACAATGATATAATGTTAAGAGTTGCATGTTCTTAGAGCGTTTGAGTATTTTCCTGTAAAAATTTAGGCGTACTAGGTGTTACATCAAATAATACTAGTAATTTATTATTGTTAAGTCATAATTAAGGTGAGAATgtatattaattaattatgatttaGTGATAAGAGTGTATATGAAAACATGTATCACGTATTCATTAGTAGTTTAGTACAACTGCAGAATGCGAGCAAGTTTTTACCCCATTTTCCTATATAAAACTCAAAATACCAATTCAAGGTCAAAGTGttgctaaaaaataaataaactgcCTTCTTGTACATGCTTTTTCTGTATCCTGGACTGTTTCAAGAATCTATTGAAATTATTCAACTGTTCAAACGGATTTGGCTTTGCCCAGACATTTACCAGCTTCCCTTGTCTATATTATGATAATGAGAAAGAAACTATTTTCAAAGAATAGTTTCTTTATGCAAATTCATGAAACAGTGAATTTATGcaaagtcactttagttcagtttaaacttcttaaaattcctttttaaacagttaagcaaataaaagacaggcaactaaaaaaaattaacacataaagaaccgctcctcgggcacaataccaacagaaacagcccctcgggcaacacatggaacaataccagcccctcgggctctatctcatatcacaatgggtatccgcgctaactgggggtgtgcagactcctggaggggctccttacagcccaaacgcaatatcaagtcatctcgtggcatcatcactaggctctcggcctcatatcatcaagccacctcgtgacgtacaaatctcaggccctcggcctcataatcataatcaggtgtttcctcacaacataggtccTCGCCTTACTCAGTTAAAATTCTCACAAGCCattcgggcaacagtaaaacatgacgcttagcccaaaatatcatttaaaatattattttaagtgttaaagtagagtagacatggctgagttatgaaaacagtagaatataacatgactgagtacaagtataaagtcaaaacagtgagaaaatatcaacaaaaatcccctaagggttcaaatagttagtacgaggcccaaatatggcattcagcccaaaacatgatgatagcaatagttttcagtcaaatacacggtaaaacaatcattcgggatgtactaagtcacaatccccaacagtgcacgaccctacgctcgtcatctagcatgtgcgtcaccttaatatagcacaacaacgtgcaaattcggggtttcataccctcaggacaacatttacaatcattactcacctcaatccggtccaactctagcccgcgacgcctttgcccctcgaatcggcctccactcgcgttgaatctatccaaaatcagaatcacgtcgccaattcaagcctaaatctactccgacctccaaaacacattccgatcacgctcttaagtcccaaatcaccttccgaagctatccgaaccatcgaaactcacatccgagcccacacataagccaacatccagttgacttttccaacttaagcttcctcaaaagagattaagtgtctcaaaccttctcaaaacctttccgaaccttGCTAATAATTTgacgtgattctgattttggatagattcaacgcgagtggaggcggattcgagggacaaaggcatcgcgggctagagttggaccggattgaggtgagtaatgatcgtaaatgttgtcctgagggtataaaaccctggattgcacgtcgttgtgctatattgaggtgacgcacatgctagatgacgagcgtggggtcgtgcactattgggaattgtgacttattACATCCCAAATgattgttttactgcgtatttgactgaaaactatttgatatcatcatgttttgggctgaatgccatatttgggcctcgtgccaactatttaaactcttagggaatttttattgatatttcctcactgttttgactttatacttgtactcagtcatgttatattctactgttttcataactcagtcatgcctac of the Nicotiana tabacum cultivar K326 chromosome 7, ASM71507v2, whole genome shotgun sequence genome contains:
- the LOC107815889 gene encoding putative protein phosphatase 2C 34; protein product: MVQFSSIFTGFRKSLAIKNGRKSGHDFGREVANTLAKEAKKNELMLTSSGCVAGGSKNLVSFFSKGGKKGINQDRFIVWEDFGCQDDMIFCGVFDGHGPWGHLVAKRVRKLMPPALLHNWKKRVVNYIDGDGIGIDRSCFQFDIWKQSYFEACSTIDQELEQHADSFYSGTTALTLVRQGDLLVVANIGDSRAVLATTDDDGRLVPVQLTVDLKPNLPRESQRIMQSRGRVLSCDDEPGVYRVWMSNGGTIEGPGLAISRAFGDYYLKDFGLISEPELTSRSITNRDQFAILATDGVWDVLSNKEAVEIVSSTPQREEAAKRLVESAICAWKCKRRGIPMDDISAICLYFHSIPPSKQEDCLKFEKKLT